The sequence below is a genomic window from Flavobacterium sediminilitoris.
AGTATGACCCTCAATTAAAACGGTAATGTCTGGATTTTGACCTAATACGTCTCCTAATGCTTTTACTGCTTTTTTTCCTTCAGTACCAACTGTCCAACTTCCCGATTCAAATAGTAGTTTGTTTTCCATTGAAACATATACTTTTCCATTACGTTGTTCTACTGTTAAACCTTTTCCTTCAAATGCATTTAATGCTTTAGATAAAGTTTCTTTTAGTTTTTTCATTGCAGCATCTTTATCAGCCATCATTTTTTCTAATTCAGCTAATCGGTTTGAAGACGCTTCTAAATCTGCTTTTAATTTATCTAAACGCTCTTGTTCTGCATTTAATGTTTTTTGTTTTGCTTCTAATTCGGCTAATAATTCACGATTCTTTTTCATGTTGCTTTCTAAAGCATCATTACTGTTTTTTTCTAAAGCGGAATAAGATGATTTTAGATTATCTAAGCTCTTCTTAGTTGCAGCATAGTCTGTTGCTAATTTATCTCTTTCTGCCTTTACTTTATCTAATTCCGATTGCAAACTATTTTTGTCTAATTCTAACTGGTTCTTTGCCGCTGATAAGCTCTCTTTGTCATCAGCTAATGCATTACGCTCTTTCTTTAAATCGGCATATTTACTTTCTAAATCTTGGTAAATTTTCTTTGACACACATGAAGTAGTTA
It includes:
- a CDS encoding OmpA/MotB family protein; the protein is MIKKIALAMIVLGLTTSCVSKKIYQDLESKYADLKKERNALADDKESLSAAKNQLELDKNSLQSELDKVKAERDKLATDYAATKKSLDNLKSSYSALEKNSNDALESNMKKNRELLAELEAKQKTLNAEQERLDKLKADLEASSNRLAELEKMMADKDAAMKKLKETLSKALNAFEGKGLTVEQRNGKVYVSMENKLLFESGSWTVGTEGKKAVKALGDVLGQNPDITVLIEGHTDNDKIVGSIGGGVESNWDLSTKRATAIVTILSENKAIDKKNLTAAGRGEFAPIGSNETAEGKAKNRRIEIILTPKLDEISKLMNEL